AAttggaaaattgaaagaaTAAGCTCTTGAATAGGTTTTGTTTGAAGTTTAGGTGATAGCTCAAATTAACATCATTCTTATTCATTTCGTTTTACATTTCAGACGTGTCATCAGTGTTCGATCTGCTGATGAGTTCTATGGCAAGATGGGATCCTATTCCAGTGAACTCCTCAATGGCCACCTTGTGGACTCAAATGGTCTCATTGAGCGTGTGGTGAAGCTAGGACCCATTGCGGATTTGCGACAACTGCGGGATAAGCACCTTTACAACATTGCCCCACTGCGTCACAAACAGGGATTGCAGTGAGTatcacaaaatataaattaatccACAAATATAATAGCTTTCATATTATGTAGGCTCTACTACGACGAGGAGGACACCCATTCGGATGAGGAGCGCTTGGCGGTGGCAACTGTATTCGGCTTGAATTGGGGCAGACGTGGATCTGTGGGTCCAGCGGCGGCGGGAAAGCAGCAGGTGGAGCAGAAGGATCGCCTGGCTTTGGATATATCCCTGCTGAAGAAGCAGTACGATAGGCTGCGCGAGCGCCAGAAACAAGCGCATGTCATCCTGACCACCGCCTGTTCCACGGCAGCCCGTCAAGGATCGGGTCCAGCGAGCAGCTCCCAGTCGTCGGTTCCGGTGAACCAGTTACTTCTCGGTCGCCCTGCCATTGTGACCAACAAGGGAAAGCGCGTTGGAGCGCCATTAGGCGCCATTCCACCTGCTCGAAAGCCCTCCCTTCCCGCTGTCCTCCACACCAAGCCAACTGCAGAGAAACAGCTGCGAAGGGGAGAGACTCTGCTCTGGAGGGACACCGATCCGAGCCGAAGACGTCGAGATAGTCTCACCTGGAAGGAGATCAAAGCAGATCGAGCTGCCATGATGCGAGAGGGAGCTGATGTGAGCTCCGTGAGAACGCAGAAGCTTCGCACGCGATTCGGAAAGAGCGACAGCTCCTCCTACAGCGAGGACAGTGATGGAGAGCAGGAGACTGGGGCAGGAGGTGGTGGAGGTTCCAGCACGGACACCAGCCTCTGTGATGACGATGACCCAAAGTCCACGGAGAAGAGTCCCAAGCAGAAGGCCAAGCTAGCACGCAAGCTCAAGGAGCAGAAGCAACTGGCCGGATCCAGGGACACGAGTTTGGAGCGACAGAGACCCAAGTCTTGGGCTCCAAGCAGCCATGAGATTCCCTTCATGCTAATGGGCACGGATAGTGGTGACGAGAAGGAGGAGAAGGCGACGAAAGAGGAGGCGGATACTCTAGATCAAGCGGAGGATAGTGCCACGGAGAGCGGTCATTTCGAGTTTGACAGGGAACTGCATTTGGTCAGCTCCAAAATAGAGCCACTGAAACTTCCTTACGATTCCGAATTCCCAGACATGCCTTCCGTTAGTCCCATACCGACGCCTCGAGAAAAGAGTGAAGCTGAAGAGGATATGCTGGATGAGCGAAAGGCCTTCGATGTGAGCGATGATGGGGTGACAAATCAGTATTTCGAGAGGGTTAACAGCGTGGAGCGGCCCAATCGTCTGGAATTGTCCTACTCGCTCAACGAGGAAGAGACGGATACTAATGCCATTTACCTAGAGGAGAGGGAAAAGGTTGAGGGGCATAGTGGTGATAGGGAATATAATTCCCTACCCCGTTTCTATCCAAGCGAGGACGATGATGGCGTACAGGGTGATGGCAAGGTGCCACAGATTCGGGACGACAACATTCCAGGCGAGAACAAGGACGACTACAAAGAGCTCCTGAGCATGACGATAGAGGAAAATACTGGGTACAAGCCACCACCTCCCACAGCCAGCACATTGAGTAATGCCAGCCGAAAGAGAAGAGATCCTCGCCGTAAAACCCTGACTCGCTCATCGACCATTGAAATCGAGGAACGCTATCAGGCTCTGGAGCGCAGGATCAGCCAGGATCATCCAAGTGGAGATCGGCAATCCAAGTACATTCCCAGCACAGCAGCTCTAGAGGAGCGGTTCAACACCCTTGAAAAGCAACTGAGTGCCGAAAAGCAACGCAAGGAGCAGACCGATATGGAGGCTGACTATCCAATTAAATCCGAGCGAATTCCCTCCACCGCCGACCTGGAATCACGCTTCAATTCcttaacaaagcaaatgagTTCCAGCGAATCTAGTTCCAAAACTCCCATCGATCTCAAGGACGAGGAGCCCAGTGGGAGCAGCTCCAAGAAACAGAAGGATAGCGAAAAAACCAGCAAGCTGCACCAAGCCGAGGAACCTGAATCGAATACAAAGGAAACTAACCAAGAAACAGAAACCAGCGATAGCAAAGAAACTGAAAGTGCTGAAAAGAAAGCGGAGCAGCCACGCCTCAAGAAACTTCCATCGACTGCAGAGCTGGAAGATCGTTTTAATGCCTTAGAGCGCAAAATGAGTGTCCAGAAGAGCAGCCCATCCAAGAACAAGAAAGAGCCACCCGATGAAGGAGAATCGAAGTCTACAAAGGAGCCAGAGGAACTAGATGAGCCCGGAAGGGAAATTGACAAGTCGTCGGACTCTCAAACACCTATTGCTACAAAAGATCCCAAAGACAGTGATCAGAAAAAACCTGAAACTAAGGAGACAACTACATCACCAAGTAAAACCCAAGACCAGAAAGTCAAGGATAAGTCCCCAAAAAGTGAAGAGAGTGTTGAAAAACAAACCTCTGAGTCAAAAGATGATTCACAAGAATTGGAAACTTCAACAACTAAAAAGGTGGAATCCAATCGAAAGCTTAGCTTAGAAAAAGGTAATAACATAGTAAACGAAAAAAGGGAAGAATCTCCTAAGAAAGCCGATAAAGAAACTGCtgaaaccaaaaacgaaaatgttgaaaatgaATCGTTAAAAAAAAGTGATTCTCAAAAGAAAGAAGCCACTAAGACTTCGGTTCCTCAAACTGATTCTGATTTGAAACGTGCTTCTAAAGAAAACTCAACTACTAAAGATGTGGAACTAGAAAAGACTCCTCGAAAATCTCCACCCTCCACAGAGGAATTAGAAAAACGTTTTAATGCCTTGGAAAAGCAGATGAGTACCACCAACCTAGAAACGACTAAAGAACCTGATCAAACTAAATCAGCAACCAAAACTCAGTCTTCGAGTGCTGAAGAAAAGACTCAGAAATCCATGAAATCTTTTGACGACAAGATTAAAGAAGTTAATGTGGCTATCGAAAAAGAGCAGAAGAGAGTTGAGGAGGAAGATCAAGCTGAAAAGAAGCGCAAAAACGTTGAAGAAGGTGGAAAAGTGGTCAACAACAAATTGGAAACcccaaaagccaaagaagAAGATTCTCAGCAACCAGAAGAGAGTCAGCAAAAGGGTAAGAATCAGCGAAGAGCTTCTGAGCCACCGTCGACGGAGGATCTCGAAAAGCGTTATGAAACCTTGAAGCGTCGCATGAGTAGCAAGAATCAGTTCAACGAAACCGTGGACGAAGCTCTCGAGCGGATCCAGCAGGAGGTAATCTCCGAGTCGGTGGAGGAAAAGAAGCCACCACCATCGACGGAGGATCTGGAGAGTCGCTTTGAAGCACTGCAGGGGGATAAGAAAAACGTGGAATCCAAAACGGTCGAAACCAAGCACGTCGATGTGGCCATTGAGGCGCATATTCCATCGCCacctccgccgccaccaccaccaaagGAACGTCCTGTCCTGGCCGAACCGGTTCTCCACCAGCAACAGGCTCTGATCGAGGAGCTGCAGAGCAAGATGCGCGGCCAATCACCCGGCGAGGAGAACCTGAAGCCCAGCGAGATAAATCCGCAGAGGAGGCAGCGAAAGCTACTGCAACGACCCACGCCCATGGGCGATGAGACCTCGGAAGCACCTGCAAACACGGCTTACTACAGAGCGGCAAACCACGAACAATGGCAGCAGCGCATGGTGCGTCGGTTCTCTGATTTACCCTCTCGGGCCGATCTGGAGAACCGATTGCAGTTCCTGGAGAGGCAACTCTACAAGAAGTTCTACAAGCAGCGCTGTGCAAGTGATTCCGAAGTTGCATCGAGGGTCAAACTTCCGCCCGAGGACCAACCGAGCACCTCTCGGCAGGCCAAGGAACTGGAAGCCGAAGGACAGCTGGAGCAGCGTGTCCTCGCATTGGAGAAGCAGCTGAGCGAGAACAGTCTCAAGTTGCTGGAAGCGATGAGGGAGCGCCAAAGGTCAGCAGATGACAGTGGCTCCCCCAGGCGACTGAGCACGGAGACAATCGACGCCACCGGCAAGGAGCTCGTTAGATACACCCAGAACATTGGTGAGCTGGAGGAAGTCGACGCCCACAAGCCCATCAACATAAGCATCAACATTAAGATGATGGTCAACAAAGACAGTGAGTCCAAGCAGCCCAAGGCTGACTCCAAGCCCACAACAGAAGATCTGACGCGTCGCCTGGAGCAATTGGAGCAGCAACTGTTGGAGGAACGGGCCAAGAATGGCTCGATCCCACCAGAAAATGAAGTGCTTGAGGAGAGGCCAGAAAAGCTCGAGGAAAAGGATTCCTGCAAAAAGCAGGAGAAGAACTGCCACAATCAGCATGTCAAAGGTGATGAGGTCGAGAAAGCAGAAGTGCCCATTGAGAGAAAAATTGAACCTGCCGCGGCTAAGGAGACCAAAACCCTTGAAAATGAAGAGAAAGCTCAAGCTCGAGCAAAAGATGTGGATACTCAAAAATCTGTTAATGGCCAGAATGCAGTGGATGATAAAAAATCTGTTAGTGATCAAAATGCAGTGGATGATAAAAAATTTGTTAGTGATCAAAATGCAGTGGATGATAAAAAATCTGTTAATGATGAGAATGTAGTGGTTGACAAAAAAGCAGAAAGTTTGGATAAAAAAGAATCTCCTGCTAAGGGAAAATCAGTTGACATTAAACAGAAGTCAGAGGCCACCAAAGCTGAAGTCGCTAAAGAAACGTCCACCCAAGGGAAACCTTCCGAAACTAAGTTGGAAAAACCCATAACTAAAGACCCCGTTCCTAAGGAAGCTTCAACTAAAGAGGCTTCCCCCAAAAAGGAGAATCTTAAAAGTGAGGAacccaaatccaaagaaaagGAAGCgacaaaaactgaaacaaataaatcaaaggaAACCTCAGTTCCGGTCTCCACCAAAGAAAGCAAAGTATCGAGCAAGCAACtgccagaaaaaaaagaaacaatcaAAGACTCTGCTTCCAAAGAACTGCCCGAAAAAATGGTAATCAATTCCACAGATGTAGGACCCATGGATCCCAACGGCAAAACAGTGGTACTGTTAATGGACAACGAACACAGAGCTTCGAAAGTGCGCAGATTGACCAGGGCCAACACGGAGGAACTGGAGGATCTCTTTCAGGCCTTGGAGAAACAGCTCAATGATCGAAATCTTGTCAAATCCGAAGACGGTCGACTGATACGAGTAGATCCCAAGCCAAGCGCTGAGCAAGAGGAGCAGACTCAGGCTATCTCTGATCTCACCAAGGAAATCGAGGATTTTACCAGCGCCAAACCTGAGGAGGAGAATCCGAAGGAGGCGACAAAAGAGGACAAGTCGGAGCCCGAAGAGCCGGAGGACTTCGACTGGGGACCCAACACTGTGAAACACCACTTGAAACGCAAAACAGTCTACCTGCCGTCCACCAAAGAGCTGGAGTCTCGCTTCCGCTCCTTGGAACGCCAGATAAAACTGCTCGAGGATGTGGAAAAGATCGATGTGGAGCAGCGATTGAATGAAATCGAGCGTAAAATTAAACTGCAGTACTCGCTATCCCACGAAAAGGATTTGAACAAGTACTTGGAACTGTGTGAGGGTAAGGGACTGGATGACGATGAACCATTGCCTGTAGAAACTCCAACGAAGGCGAAGGAAACTACCGCAACTAGAGATCGTTCACGTAGTCCTGGGCGCAAAGCGGTGGCTACCAAATCTCCATATACTTCGCCATCGCGAAAGCCCACCATTAAAACTCCACATACTTCTCCCACCCGGAAGCCAATCATCAAATCTCCCTATACATCTCCTTCCCGAAAGTCTGCCAAATCCCCGTATACGTCGCCTTCCAGGAATCGACAGAGATCACCTTCTCCAACTCGATCGCCGGAAAGGAAGCCGAAGCGAAGTCCGTACACTTCACCAGCCCGTCGCAAGCCGCATCCTAACGATCTGCCCATTTCAGATGATTTGGAGTACAAGTATCGAGTACTGGATTTGGTTAGATCCAAATCCAAGGAGAACTTGGCCAAGCGAATGAACGATCCCAACAGAAAACCGGCCATTCATCCCCTGGAAATGATTCTTAGTCCCAGTCCGGATACAGATGCGATACCAACAACCGGAGAACTAGAGCACAGAATACGTGTCCTGGATGAGAAGCTCAAGTCGCCAGCCAAAACTCGATCAAAATCGCGCTCTCGATCGCCAACCATCGAAGACATTAAACGTCAGAAGATGAGAGATGAGCAAAAGCCCAGGACTCCGGTTCACAATCTAGAGAGGATTGTCAGTTCGCCTGGGCGACCAGAACCACCCACTGCCGAAGAGCTCGAGGAGCGCATACGCATCCTGGAGCAGGAGCATAAGTTTGACTTTAAGACCCAGAAGGACTACAAGGCATTCAATCAAAAGCTCAAGGACGTCATCTCACCTTCGCTCTCCTTCGACGAATTCCGGGCAGCCAAGTCACGTGAGCAAAGTCCCCGCCGCCATGGCCCCACTACGCCCAAGTCTGCTCTGCGTCGCGATGATTTCGATGAGGGCTACTGTGGCGGTGCCCACATAACCACCCACTACCGCCCCACCAGCCCCAAGGTCATTCGGTTCCgggacgaggacgaggatgaggaccAGTTTGAGGAAGCACCCAGACCGAAGTCGCGTCAGACCAGTGAACGAATGGTGGGCAGCACTCATGACGTTTTGGATTGTTTGGAGGAGAATACTAAAATCCTTCAACGTATTCTTAAGAAGACTCTTGCAGATCAACCATCGGCCACTCGCAGCTACGCCAGCAGCTCGGAGGGTCTGGATGCCCTGGGTAGTCGTCTAATGAGGGTAAATGTGGCTCATTTCAACACATATAATATATCACAATAAACTATTTAACCATATCTTTTAGGAGACCTCTCCGATTACCCGAACCGGAACCCATACGGGCGTACCACTGCGAACGGGGGAGAACATCAACGACCGCCTGAGTTCGATCAAGAACTCCATCAAATCGATCGACACGCTGTGCGAGGAGAAGCCGTATCAGAAGGAGAAGTGCCAGCGGTACATCGACTCACTCTTCACGGACTCACTGCACTTTGCCAGCAAGAAGAGCTCCCTAGAGGATCTCAGTCTCAGCCGGAGCCTAAGTCGCAGCGAGAGCCGGGGTAGGAGCATTCACCGAACTGGAGACTATGCACCTTCGATAAGGGTGACCTCCGAACACCGATCTTTGGGCTCAGCGGATTCGCGAAGGAGTCCGTTGGGCAACCGGGACACGAGTCCCGTGCACCACAGATCGCATAGGGATGTCAGCCGGGAGCTGTCCCCGCGACGGAGACGcttggaggaggaggatgaggagcgTAAGGATCGGGAGAGCAGTAGGGTAAGACGTGATAACTTGTTGCCAAATTATTTTGCTGATAATCGTAGCGAACTAAGTAGCGGGAGTAGTTTAACCGGGTTTAACCACAAAGTAGATAGACAACTAGAAGAGACGTGCGCCAAGTATGCGGACGATCGACGCTCGGCCTGTCGCACACCGTTGAGCCACCCGTACGAGTCCCGCACCACAGCCACACGCCACAGCCACACAGATCCAGTCCAGATCCCAGCCAACCCAGCAGGATCCGCCACTGCAACAGATAGTTTCCCCCGGCCAGTGTCGCCATATCGCCAGCCGTACGATCCCTACCATCGGTCCCCTGGTGGTGCCGGTGGCACACCCCTCTATCAGCCCGGCAAGCTGGAGATCCGCCACACCACCGTCACCTCGACCTTCTACGATCGG
This genomic stretch from Drosophila yakuba strain Tai18E2 chromosome 3R, Prin_Dyak_Tai18E2_2.1, whole genome shotgun sequence harbors:
- the LOC6536499 gene encoding golgin subfamily B member 1 isoform X2, which translates into the protein MRFSLSPPPQKAITSARLTSPTKNSLSSSSTSTNTTRSTTLTTPGSNNRSPSSTKTTMLTRNGGGHGTSPTASGSGHAPSASASASAAADDEATSDYNQWLHAMKLVARLPGGTPPEFRRKLWLSLADKYLKSKNVDWAQQREKCFCEEWREDDEELGIQIVKDLHRTGSNLCTGPAGSINQAKLKRILLGYARYNPEVGYCQGFNMLGALILQVMDKEEEESMKVMIYLVEGVLPTGYFYGSMGGLQADMGVFRELMQTRLPRLAKHLQRLQGPVENAFEPPLTNVFTMQWFLTMFCTCLPMSCVLRVWDLVLIEGSDVLLRTALVLWSLLEERVISVRSADEFYGKMGSYSSELLNGHLVDSNGLIERVVKLGPIADLRQLRDKHLYNIAPLRHKQGLQLYYDEEDTHSDEERLAVATVFGLNWGRRGSVGPAAAGKQQVEQKDRLALDISLLKKQYDRLRERQKQAHVILTTACSTAARQGSGPASSSQSSVPVNQLLLGRPAIVTNKGKRVGAPLGAIPPARKPSLPAVLHTKPTAEKQLRRGETLLWRDTDPSRRRRDSLTWKEIKADRAAMMREGADVSSVRTQKLRTRFGKSDSSSYSEDSDGEQETGAGGGGGSSTDTSLCDDDDPKSTEKSPKQKAKLARKLKEQKQLAGSRDTSLERQRPKSWAPSSHEIPFMLMGTDSGDEKEEKATKEEADTLDQAEDSATESGHFEFDRELHLVSSKIEPLKLPYDSEFPDMPSVSPIPTPREKSEAEEDMLDERKAFDVSDDGVTNQYFERVNSVERPNRLELSYSLNEEETDTNAIYLEEREKVEGHSGDREYNSLPRFYPSEDDDGVQGDGKVPQIRDDNIPGENKDDYKELLSMTIEENTGYKPPPPTASTLSNASRKRRDPRRKTLTRSSTIEIEERYQALERRISQDHPSGDRQSKYIPSTAALEERFNTLEKQLSAEKQRKEQTDMEADYPIKSERIPSTADLESRFNSLTKQMSSSESSSKTPIDLKDEEPSGSSSKKQKDSEKTSKLHQAEEPESNTKETNQETETSDSKETESAEKKAEQPRLKKLPSTAELEDRFNALERKMSVQKSSPSKNKKEPPDEGESKSTKEPEELDEPGREIDKSSDSQTPIATKDPKDSDQKKPETKETTTSPSKTQDQKVKDKSPKSEESVEKQTSESKDDSQELETSTTKKVESNRKLSLEKGNNIVNEKREESPKKADKETAETKNENVENESLKKSDSQKKEATKTSVPQTDSDLKRASKENSTTKDVELEKTPRKSPPSTEELEKRFNALEKQMSTTNLETTKEPDQTKSATKTQSSSAEEKTQKSMKSFDDKIKEVNVAIEKEQKRVEEEDQAEKKRKNVEEGGKVVNNKLETPKAKEEDSQQPEESQQKGKNQRRASEPPSTEDLEKRYETLKRRMSSKNQFNETVDEALERIQQEVISESVEEKKPPPSTEDLESRFEALQGDKKNVESKTVETKHVDVAIEAHIPSPPPPPPPPKERPVLAEPVLHQQQALIEELQSKMRGQSPGEENLKPSEINPQRRQRKLLQRPTPMGDETSEAPANTAYYRAANHEQWQQRMVRRFSDLPSRADLENRLQFLERQLYKKFYKQRCASDSEVASRVKLPPEDQPSTSRQAKELEAEGQLEQRVLALEKQLSENSLKLLEAMRERQRSADDSGSPRRLSTETIDATGKELVRYTQNIGELEEVDAHKPINISINIKMMVNKDSESKQPKADSKPTTEDLTRRLEQLEQQLLEERAKNGSIPPENEVLEERPEKLEEKDSCKKQEKNCHNQHVKGDEVEKAEVPIERKIEPAAAKETKTLENEEKAQARAKDVDTQKSVNGQNAVDDKKSVSDQNAVDDKKFVSDQNAVDDKKSVNDENVVVDKKAESLDKKESPAKGKSVDIKQKSEATKAEVAKETSTQGKPSETKLEKPITKDPVPKEASTKEASPKKENLKSEEPKSKEKEATKTETNKSKETSVPVSTKESKVSSKQLPEKKETIKDSASKELPEKMVINSTDVGPMDPNGKTVVLLMDNEHRASKVRRLTRANTEELEDLFQALEKQLNDRNLVKSEDGRLIRVDPKPSAEQEEQTQAISDLTKEIEDFTSAKPEEENPKEATKEDKSEPEEPEDFDWGPNTVKHHLKRKTVYLPSTKELESRFRSLERQIKLLEDVEKIDVEQRLNEIERKIKLQYSLSHEKDLNKYLELCEGKGLDDDEPLPVETPTKAKETTATRDRSRSPGRKAVATKSPYTSPSRKPTIKTPHTSPTRKPIIKSPYTSPSRKSAKSPYTSPSRNRQRSPSPTRSPERKPKRSPYTSPARRKPHPNDLPISDDLEYKYRVLDLVRSKSKENLAKRMNDPNRKPAIHPLEMILSPSPDTDAIPTTGELEHRIRVLDEKLKSPAKTRSKSRSRSPTIEDIKRQKMRDEQKPRTPVHNLERIVSSPGRPEPPTAEELEERIRILEQEHKFDFKTQKDYKAFNQKLKDVISPSLSFDEFRAAKSREQSPRRHGPTTPKSALRRDDFDEGYCGGAHITTHYRPTSPKVIRFRDEDEDEDQFEEAPRPKSRQTSERMTLADQPSATRSYASSSEGLDALGSRLMRETSPITRTGTHTGVPLRTGENINDRLSSIKNSIKSIDTLCEEKPYQKEKCQRYIDSLFTDSLHFASKKSSLEDLSLSRSLSRSESRGRSIHRTGDYAPSIRVTSEHRSLGSADSRRSPLGNRDTSPVHHRSHRDVSRELSPRRRRLEEEDEERKDRESSRVRRDNLLPNYFADNRSELSSGSSLTGFNHKVDRQLEETCAKYADDRRSACRTPLSHPYESRTTATRHSHTDPVQIPANPAGSATATDSFPRPVSPYRQPYDPYHRSPGGAGGTPLYQPGKLEIRHTTVTSTFYDRFLTEKQIERQTHSRPPSRSPVVSPSVPAKSYVDLSSTTSATSSTTASSFMSSSYAGPSFSLPSASNYSNLNPGSGSGSVSGSGISAISPRASCSDLRSTSSGPTSTSTTSATTSSYVPYNFTSSFTSRLSDPITTSTASAVSTSSLTHSTGVYNPMMSFTLREPLASSSLGGASASTLLPFQFNRTFTSNFDKEQNKQ
- the LOC6536499 gene encoding titin isoform X7, with product MRFSLSPPPQKAITSARLTSPTKNSLSSSSTSTNTTRSTTLTTPGSNNRSPSSTKTTMLTRNGGGHGTSPTASGSGHAPSASASASAAADDEATSDYNQWLHAMKLVARLPGGTPPEFRRKLWLSLADKYLKSKNVDWAQQREKCFCEEWREDDEELGIQIVKDLHRTGSNLCTGPAGSINQAKLKRILLGYARYNPEVGYCQGFNMLGALILQVMDKEEEESMKVMIYLVEGVLPTGYFYGSMGGLQADMGVFRELMQTRLPRLAKHLQRLQGPVENAFEPPLTNVFTMQWFLTMFCTCLPMSCVLRVWDLVLIEGSDVLLRTALVLWSLLEERVISVRSADEFYGKMGSYSSELLNGHLVDSNGLIERVVKLGPIADLRQLRDKHLYNIAPLRHKQGLQLYYDEEDTHSDEERLAVATVFGLNWGRRGSVGPAAAGKQQVEQKDRLALDISLLKKQYDRLRERQKQAHVILTTACSTAARQGSGPASSSQSSVPVNQLLLGRPAIVTNKGKRVGAPLGAIPPARKPSLPAVLHTKPTAEKQLRRGETLLWRDTDPSRRRRDSLTWKEIKADRAAMMREGADVSSVRTQKLRTRFGKSDSSSYSEDSDGEQETGAGGGGGSSTDTSLCDDDDPKSTEKSPKQKAKLARKLKEQKQLAGSRDTSLERQRPKSWAPSSHEIPFMLMGTDSGDEKEEKATKEEADTLDQAEDSATESGHFEFDRELHLVSSKIEPLKLPYDSEFPDMPSVSPIPTPREKSEAEEDMLDERKAFDVSDDGVTNQYFERVNSVERPNRLELSYSLNEEETDTNAIYLEEREKVEGHSGDREYNSLPRFYPSEDDDGVQGDGKVPQIRDDNIPGENKDDYKELLSMTIEENTGYKPPPPTASTLSNASRKRRDPRRKTLTRSSTIEIEERYQALERRISQDHPSGDRQSKYIPSTAALEERFNTLEKQLSAEKQRKEQTDMEADYPIKSERIPSTADLESRFNSLTKQMSSSESSSKTPIDLKDEEPSGSSSKKQKDSEKTSKLHQAEEPESNTKETNQETETSDSKETESAEKKAEQPRLKKLPSTAELEDRFNALERKMSVQKSSPSKNKKEPPDEGESKSTKEPEELDEPGREIDKSSDSQTPIATKDPKDSDQKKPETKETTTSPSKTQDQKVKDKSPKSEESVEKQTSESKDDSQELETSTTKKVESNRKLSLEKGNNIVNEKREESPKKADKETAETKNENVENESLKKSDSQKKEATKTSVPQTDSDLKRASKENSTTKDVELEKTPRKSPPSTEELEKRFNALEKQMSTTNLETTKEPDQTKSATKTQSSSAEEKTQKSMKSFDDKIKEVNVAIEKEQKRVEEEDQAEKKRKNVEEGGKVVNNKLETPKAKEEDSQQPEESQQKGKNQRRASEPPSTEDLEKRYETLKRRMSSKNQFNETVDEALERIQQEVISESVEEKKPPPSTEDLESRFEALQGDKKNVESKTVETKHVDVAIEAHIPSPPPPPPPPKERPVLAEPVLHQQQALIEELQSKMRGQSPGEENLKPSEINPQRRQRKLLQRPTPMGDETSEAPANTAYYRAANHEQWQQRMVRRFSDLPSRADLENRLQFLERQLYKKFYKQRCASDSEVASRVKLPPEDQPSTSRQAKELEAEGQLEQRVLALEKQLSENSLKLLEAMRERQRSADDSGSPRRLSTETIDATGKELVRYTQNIGELEEVDAHKPINISINIKMMVNKDSESKQPKADSKPTTEDLTRRLEQLEQQLLEERAKNGSIPPENEVLEERPEKLEEKDSCKKQEKNCHNQHVKGDEVEKAEVPIERKIEPAAAKETKTLENEEKAQARAKDVDTQKSVNGQNAVDDKKSVSDQNAVDDKKFVSDQNAVDDKKSVNDENVVVDKKAESLDKKESPAKGKSVDIKQKSEATKAEVAKETSTQGKPSETKLEKPITKDPVPKEASTKEASPKKENLKSEEPKSKEKEATKTETNKSKETSVPVSTKESKVSSKQLPEKKETIKDSASKELPEKMVINSTDVGPMDPNGKTVVLLMDNEHRASKVRRLTRANTEELEDLFQALEKQLNDRNLVKSEDGRLIRVDPKPSAEQEEQTQAISDLTKEIEDFTSAKPEEENPKEATKEDKSEPEEPEDFDWGPNTVKHHLKRKTVYLPSTKELESRFRSLERQIKLLEDVEKIDVEQRLNEIERKIKLQYSLSHEKDLNKYLELCEGKGLDDDEPLPVETPTKAKETTATRDRSRSPGRKAVATKSPYTSPSRKPTIKTPHTSPTRKPIIKSPYTSPSRKSAKSPYTSPSRNRQRSPSPTRSPERKPKRSPYTSPARRKPHPNDLPISDDLEYKYRVLDLVRSKSKENLAKRMNDPNRKPAIHPLEMILSPSPDTDAIPTTGELEHRIRVLDEKLKSPAKTRSKSRSRSPTIEDIKRQKMRDEQKPRTPVHNLERIVSSPGRPEPPTAEELEERIRILEQEHKFDFKTQKDYKAFNQKLKDVISPSLSFDEFRAAKSREQSPRRHGPTTPKSALRRDDFDEGYCGGAHITTHYRPTSPKVIRFRDEDEDEDQFEEAPRPKSRQTSERMVGSTHDVLDCLEENTKILQRILKKTLADQPSATRSYASSSEGLDALGSRLMRETSPITRTGTHTGVPLRTGENINDRLSSIKNSIKSIDTLCEEKPYQKEKCQRYIDSLFTDSLHFASKKSSLEDLSLSRSLSRSESRGRSIHRTGDYAPSIRVTSEHRSLGSADSRRSPLGNRDTSPVHHRSHRDVSRELSPRRRRLEEEDEERKDRESSRLLNFNYAKDTITTMNNKQEKANPNANGYRNHYDSRLRSRKLIKTIRKIL